In Candidatus Paceibacterota bacterium, the sequence CGGCGATATGGCCATCGGCAGGGCCGGGTTGGACGTCGGTAAAGGTGTTGGTGAAGAGGAGAGAGCGATCCGCATCGGTGGAGCGGGCCATCGCGTCAACCGCGCTCAGCGGCGACACCAGGCAAAGGCTCAGGAGCAGGCTTCTGAGGGCAAGACGTTCAATCATCATGATTCTCTAAGATGCTTAATGATAGCATACCTTAGACGCGACAGGGCAAGAACTCTTCACCTTGATCGCGCACCCGCCCGCGGCCCCATAGCGGTCCTGCCGCCTGCGGCCCTGGCCAGACGCTTCCTGGCCCATTGGCGCGCTTCGGCCCTGGTTTTGAGCTCTTCCTGCAACTGCTTTTCGCGTATCTCCGCCAGCAGGGCGCCCAGGGCCGGGCCGGGCTTCATGCCCAGGGCAATCAGGTCGTGGCCTGTCAGGAGCGGCGGGAGGAGTTGGGGCTGGTGCTCCAGTTCCCGGGCCTGGGCGAGCAGGTAGTCATGGACCGTCAGACCGCCATGGGAGCCGAGGCAGTCGAGCCGGTGGAGCGCCAGTTCGAGCGGAAAGGTCGGGCGCAGGATCAACCGGCGCAAGGTGGACTTGCGCATCTCCAGGGCGTCCTTGAACTGCATGTGATGGCGCACCGCCTGGACGACCTGCTCGAGGTGCTTGCGCGGGAAGCGGAGGCGTTTCAGGATTTCCGCGGCCATTTCGGCGCCGACCTTCTCGTGGCCGTAGAAGTGGATGGAGCCCGTTTTGGGGTCCGGCGCGGCAGTCAGGGGCTTGGCAACATCATGGAGCAGGACCGCCCAGGGCAGGAGCGGGTCGGGCTGGGCCGGCAGATGCTGCAGCATCAGGCGGAGGTGGTTAAAGACGGTGCCCTCGGGATGGTAATCGGGCGACTGCTCGCAAGTGACGGTGGCGGCGATCTCCGGGAGCACCTGTTCGAGTAAACCACTTTCCCGGAGCAGCTCCAGTCCGCGCGCGGCGTGCGGCGGGCAAAACAGCTTGACCAATTCCTCGCGGATGCGCTCGGCGCTGGTGGTCTTGATTTTGGGCGCGGTGGCTTTCAGGGCGGCGAAGGTCTCCGGCTGGATGGTGAAGTCGAGCTGGGCGGCGAAGCGCACCGCGCGCAGCAGGCGCAGGTGGTCTTCGGCAAAGCGCTCTGCCGGCGCGCCGATGGTGCGGATGATACGGGCGCGCAGGTCCGCCTCGCCGCCAACCCAATCGTGCAACTGTCTGGCGACCGGGTCGTAGAACAAGCCGTTGACGGTAAAATCCCGGCGGCGGGCGTCGGCCATCGCGTCGCCGAAGGTGACGCGTCCAGGGCGCCGGCCGTCCTGGTAGTCGGCTTCGGCGCGGAAGGTGGCGACCTCGAACTGGCGTCGGCTCTCGACGACCACCATGACGCCGAACTTGCGCCCGACCGGAATCGTGCGCCGGAACAGCTTCTCGATCTGTTCCGGCCGGGCGGAGGAGGCGATGTCGTAGTCGCCTGGTTCCCGTCCGAGGAGGAAGTCGCGGACGCAACCGCCGACCCAGAACGCGGAGAACCCGGCGTGCTGCAGCCGGCGGACAATGGCCAGGGCGGTCGCTTGCGGAGGTTTGGCTGGGTGCGCGCTCATGTCCGTTGATTCCCCAGGTTCCGCCAGTGCGCCCGCCTATTCCTCGCCCCAGAGCTTCCGGACGTAGCCGGCCCCGCGTTTGACCTCTTCGGCCGTCAGGTTGGGGCTGAACTCGAACACCTTGATATGCTCCGGCCGGACAAAGGGCTTGAGCGCGGCGAAATCCAGCGTGCCGGTTCCGGGCGCCTGGTGGTCGCGCCCGGGGAATTGGACGTCGTGGATGTGGAACCCGAAGAGGCGTTCGCGCAGCGATTCGACATGCATGGCGTGGTGGATGAAGCCCAGGTTCTCCTTGATTTGGCCGTGGCCGGTGTCGTGCCAATAGACCAGG encodes:
- a CDS encoding CCA tRNA nucleotidyltransferase; its protein translation is MSAHPAKPPQATALAIVRRLQHAGFSAFWVGGCVRDFLLGREPGDYDIASSARPEQIEKLFRRTIPVGRKFGVMVVVESRRQFEVATFRAEADYQDGRRPGRVTFGDAMADARRRDFTVNGLFYDPVARQLHDWVGGEADLRARIIRTIGAPAERFAEDHLRLLRAVRFAAQLDFTIQPETFAALKATAPKIKTTSAERIREELVKLFCPPHAARGLELLRESGLLEQVLPEIAATVTCEQSPDYHPEGTVFNHLRLMLQHLPAQPDPLLPWAVLLHDVAKPLTAAPDPKTGSIHFYGHEKVGAEMAAEILKRLRFPRKHLEQVVQAVRHHMQFKDALEMRKSTLRRLILRPTFPLELALHRLDCLGSHGGLTVHDYLLAQARELEHQPQLLPPLLTGHDLIALGMKPGPALGALLAEIREKQLQEELKTRAEARQWARKRLARAAGGRTAMGPRAGARSR